DNA sequence from the Dreissena polymorpha isolate Duluth1 chromosome 3, UMN_Dpol_1.0, whole genome shotgun sequence genome:
CGAAAAAAAAATCCTTTGTTTCCTTCTTAttcttgaaatatcatctaatataTGACCACATatccacattattccccctctccacccctcatatttattttatttacatgtattttcttttttaaagaccATCCCATCCAatctattgctatcaaacttgaaatataatcttattagtttgttttatgtctttacaaatgttcaataaattgtggaaaatatacctgaacgcagaatcgtctataatgtaccaattctttaaaacaaaagcaatcaatatgtttcaattatggtcctcttctagttagaatatgactatattaccttgaccttattgaatatgaacaatttccccagtatactgtcaagcactcgaaaagtcgagcgcgctgtcttctgacagctcttgttatactcagaattattatttattttgaacataattttaatgataaataaagtataaatttgtatacgTGCATTTTCTAATATTTAACTACATAAAATAAGGGGAAAAGAGAACAATACTGTAACACACCTTCAAATCTTTGCTCGTTGATAGGCTCGTGATAATATAATGATTTCTAGAAGTTTTTTTCATATACGAGGGACCTATACATAtacctgtttgtataggtccctgcatacatgtatacttaaaaTATTCATAACTCAAATGACAACAGGTTTAAACAGATATGCAAATACCCAAATTAATATTGCGGCGCAAAAGGCAAACACACTTGTTAATTCAATCTTAACATTGATGTTGACATTTTAACGATCTAAAGCGATTCTGACTCCCCGtgtattacattcatacattGATTACAGCTTGGGTCAGAAACCTGTTCATATGCGCTCAAGTctgtacgaaaaaaaaatcccTTTGAATAGTCTATATTATTTATTCGTTTGTACAGATGTCTAAtcagtttatcaaaattaaatCGCTTGATAACGTGCTTTTAGTATGCACTCAGTCGCTCAAAGGGCGATgaataattgaacaaataaaacataagaTACCAAAGTATGCGTCTGTATACATTAAGCCGTTCACGGGCCTGTGAAGAGAAAACTTTTAAAGCAGCTTGTCCATACCTTTATGTATGTACTTCGTCATGCGTGAATTggagaataaaatattgttatcaCTTATATTCAACAAGATGAGAGCTGATGAGCTTTTATTTTCGTAATTAAGGCTTGTACCTTAAAGATTTTCTCCGGAAACGCGTGTTTCAAATATAGCTTAGATTGTATTGTAACGGAGAAGCCGAACACAAAATACAATGGTCCCAATATtctaaaaacatgtatttattgtacGGATTAATAAGAGCAATATATACACACACTTCCTCTAAACATAAAATGACACGAAGCGAAAGTACAGTTCCCGATCAACAGTCACACGACTGTTTAATCACATGCATTAATTCGATTAAATGATTGTACATATTAAAGAACATGTACGTCAACTTTCTCTCAAGCACTTGAAGCTAATGTTCATGAATAGATTGAAGCATATAACGGCTCAAAAACAAAACTTGACACAATAAAAGGGGACGGAATATTAATCTTGTTTGCAACTTTGTATCACATCCTAtatgaacatcattataataattgtatCAATTTCAAGCGTTTTCGATCACAGAAATATAACCATTTCCCTTACCACTAATGGTGTTCAGGCAATTTGATATCAAATGCCAAATTTTGACATAATATAATTACATGGGCAGATTATTTACTGTGTAAAGACATGGTGCACTATTTGTTTCGAAAACTGCCCATGAAAAACACTTTTATATTCTATCTTCGTCTCTTAACAATGTATAATGTTTCGGCGGCAAATGATTGTTTGATGATTAACTTAGTGCATTGTCTTCTCGTAATAGTGTCACTTTAATATAATAGATAACTGCAGTAAGGACTTGCGGAGGAAAATTTGGCAATGCAACCATATGGGAATGTAAATCTGCTTAAATAACGGCATGATGTTTTTTTATCCTTTTTTAACCTTTCCCGATTTTGATTTCATCCAGTGGTTTAAAAATTGGCGAATGTAAAAGGCAGAACAATATACGGATATACGGTACTGCTAAATTGGATTGTTAATTTGTAATAATGCAATTTACAAAACCGATATGAACTATGATATATTGTTGTTCAATTCTGTTGCAACAAAAACAACCACGTACCGATTATGAGTATTGGCAGTTGATAATAATTCGTCTATATTGTGGTGAGATACTTCGatacattattttgaataaaaagtgGCTTATTGGTCATCTAAAAGCCTGAACGGTTCCTAACTGATGGCGGGTGGATTCGATGGAAGCAGCACATGGAAACTCGAACACGGACAAGTTCGTCTTATCAACATGTTTGTATAGTACAaccttttaattatatttatgtttgcaaCATTTTTACAGATAAAAAGCTAgaatacacattaaataaaatgattcAATTAGAAATAACCCGGATCTCATGCGTAGTATTTAAGTTGACTCGTGAATCAGACTTATTATTCATTGGTTTTATATAATTGTCAATGGTGCATGATTTCAATACAAACCGAACATTAGCAAGTGAAAAAAGTTTAACAAATTTCAATAGGAATGAGGGAATAAACCAAACTCTTTGTTTAAGCAGCAAGTTTATGACGCTCTCATAGTAATTTTTGTTAATAGCATCATATATCACACGACATTGCTTTCATTTACCAAAGAATTACACGATCTTAAATAGTTATGCGTTTCGAAAAATGACGACCACAAAATCTTACCAGAAGCACGTTGTTCTTCAAAAGAATTAAATCATTTCGGTATCTGTTCACGGTAAAAAGTTATTCTATATCAATCAATATACttgtttttgcatttaaattatgttttcctATCTAATGATGTTCATAGAATGCATTGCAATGTTACAACCTAGTCCAGACGAACACACTTAACAACGGGTAACGCTATGTCAAAACGGGTAAGATCAGTAGGACATACATGTAACCACCGAAATGTTCCTGATAAGAAACAGCATTCGGATTAAATCATCGATGTTAAAAGATGTTTGCATGAAACAGTATACAAGTCGTTATACATTAATTTATCATATTAATAAACTGATCTCAGAATTAATATATACTGTATTGAGAATACTTATTTGAATAAAGGTAGGTTTATTTGGAAGAAAATTGGCATAATTGTTCCGCACGATAGCGTTAACCCGACAATGCTGAAATAAAGCTagtattataattgtaaaaataacttAGACGGtcgaaaaaaaacatgtaaacgtCGTGTTACTTGTTTATTTAATGCACGTGTGTTTGATGGTGATAAAAAGTTTAATTAAGTCAAGTGTCGTTAAATGAGGGGTTTAACATGCTTTAATAAGGCGCAGATATGCACAATATAATGACCACTCATCTGCATTCTATGCACATAAAGCTGAGTGGTAGGCAAATTGATTTCCTCAAAACCTTTGCGCTAGAAGAGCTGTAATCAATATTGGCAAATCATTACGCGTTTCTTTATTTGCTATCAGTTGCAATTATCCCGATTATTTGATATCTCAAGCTCCGTTCATCATATCGGGCTTTTTATTTACATGGTCAACTAccattcaatacatttaaattgatCACCGTCTATAAATGTTCAAGCAGTGATTTTTGAAACCTTCTATCAAATGACACGACAGGGATCATTGTTATTTTTCAATTTCTCACAATACGTTCAATTCGTTTTAAGTCTTGTCATCGACTAAACTTGTTTGGCTATTTTGAACATTAATTCGCTGTTGAACGAATTAGCGCAAATttgcatttaattgcatttaagtCTTGATAAATTACTGACACTTTGTGAAATTCAATTCCTCAGACTAGACCATTAAGGACGTTAATGCTCGCTGAAAGAgtgatttattttgtataaaaaagtaaaatgatgaaaaaagcgaatacaatttaaaagaaaGTGATGGAACCACTTAGGATAGTCCGAGTATTTGAGTAAGTAAACGACAAGATTTTCGTTTTGATTTGGTTTTATCACACAGACTTATTGCGGCTCGCACATATTGCCATAAAGGAGTTTAATAAATGGGTGCACCGAATAAGTTGATATCTgtgttattttctgtttaaataccATGTAAAATTTaattccatatttattgtttaaattcaaCAAGaccaatatttgtttttgttttcttttatagtGCTTAGTTTCTTATCAGGTTTTCATACTTTAGCGCTAATACATGCATTCATTACTTATCAGTAGATTCGCAATGCAAATGAAATTCTCTTTAACAGTCACAATCTGCATGTGTGCGTTGTTTGTGCTGCGATTATGCAAATATCTTTCATGGTTATTCAAAATGCAAGTTGTTTAACAGCAATAGGTATATTATTTAAGTCTGTTCACTTTGGATGGAAGTAATAGTGGTGTTGTTTGTTTCGGTCTTCTTTTTGCATATTCTGTTAAGGTATACCAAAATACATTTTACTGAGAAATGCttgaatacaatataaatatgcttatacaatataaatatgctAGCATGCCATAATATAGTATTTAACTTCATTTGGTTGGAAGTATCAGTGGTGTTGTTTGTATTGGTCTTCTGTTTGTATATTCTGTTAAGGTATACCAGAATACATATGGTTGGAAGTATCAGTGGTGTTGTTTGCATGGTGTAGCATGCCATGATCTCGTGACTCTCCTTGTAGAGGGCCAACAAAGTACTGCAATATATTGTTGTTAAGTCGAACGAACCAATTTATGTCCTCCAGTGATCGCATGCCAATCCATCATAAAGCGTTAGACAAACGCAGAGTGAGTCGCAGAAAGAAGTCCCCCACCGAAGAAACGCGAAAGCGAAGTAAGATGTTGACCAAATTAACGCGTGGAGCGTCTAAAGCCGACCTGAAATCAGAGCCGCCGGCAAGGCCGACTACGCCGAAATATCTGAAAGACTACTTTGACTATGACAAGAACAGCAGTAGCGAGGAAAGCGCCAGTGATGAAGGTGAACGTAGCGCGCGAGAACACGAACCTACAAAACACTCAAATACGATAAAGCTAACATGTTATTCAAATGTTactaaatataattaaactaaacatgttgtttatttttaaacgtaCACAATTGCAGATTCTTTGCCccattatttgcaaacttatgaTTATTTTTTGAATATCATGTATCCAAGTTGTACATATATGTActtttttattgcttttttattttcatttgttttctCGATTATTGGCTAACTTAAGATGCTATTTTAATGCCGTGTATCCAAGTTGTACATATATAACTTTTTTGAAATTAAAGCCTACCACACAGTGCTGTAAAGTGAAAACGTCAATTCAAGGTATAGCTCGACAACTTGTATTGGTCGGTTGTGATTTCTATTAGCTTATATTTCGCACCAGACTTGTGTACTGAATTTACACTCAGGGATTTCTTTACGGATGGGTTTTACGAGTTGTAAATGCTACCATAATGATGCAGTATCTTTGCTGAGTACTGGTATTCCTTTTCTATTTAATTCGTTCTCAACACGAAAACTGGTACATTCATATTTACGGTTAAGACCtcattaattacatacgaatacgTATCTAATGTGGggctttaataaattaacaacttTAGATAAGACAAAAGAGCCAGCTAAAACCCTGGACATGAGTCAGAAGATCTACCTGACTGCTTGCATCAAAGAGGGCGTGGCACCAAGACGGCGTCTTCTAAAGGGACTTACGCAGGACGGTCTGAACGTAAACAATTGTACCCTCGCACCGAGCGACATTAAGGCGCTGGCGTATGCTCTAACGGTGAGTAAAATACTTTTCTTAATTTACACCATCAATGTTTTTTAAGCTTCTACGGCACGGCTTTGACGGAGACAAAGATGACAATCTCGTTTTAGAGATATGATGTAGAGTAAGATCATTTGTTTTAAGTACCTATCATCCTCAAAAAGGGTATGAATGGGATTCGTCATTTCGTAAATAATTAAAAGTGTTTACCTACAAATGACAATGGTTAAATAACGTGTTGgtataattatgaaatataaataatgtttaaaaaattataacgtTCACAATATAGTCATCATAAAACACATCAAATCTAAATCATATTCAACATTAAACAAGCTTTAATTCATCAGGTATAAGTTATCTCAATAACCATATGTTGCTATGCAAACACACTGTGAACATGTTTTTTAAGATACATTCGAATGTATAGTGTTTTATTCAAACttgcgatttttttattttaatttaatttgaaatgttGCCTGTATTTTATGCAATCACTTGCCTTCAATGATTTGTCTGAGTTTCAAATCGTAATTTTAAAATGACCGAATGTGTGTTTTGTCTAGTACAATTGTTTTGGGTCTCATAGTTTGGCAAACTTttcttttcttaaataaaagactTCATTTTAAAGTAAGGTTTCTTTCTCAAAGTGCATGCAGTTGCGGTTTAACGTTATGCGTATTTGATTAAATTTGGCATTGTCCTTGTGCTGCAGACAAACATGTGCGTGACGTCATTAGATCTGAGCGGCAACGAGATTGGTCGGGAAGGCATGGAATATCTGGTGGAAATGTTGGAAGAGAATATGACCGTCACCGAGCTGGTGAGAAAGCTTTTAAATATGTCATCATGAAATATAGATGTTGccaatatgtatatgttttaaataaatatataatcatgtgGTGTCATCGAATTGTTGGGCGCTAATCAGACGATCTTTACAAATGAAAGACAGACAAGTTAAAGCTACGAAATGCCAAGTGTGTGTGTCATGATTTTGCAGAAAATGTAATATCATTCTTTATTAACTGAAATTGGGTTCGTCCaagtttttcaaaatttaatattgttaaaaaaccAAGTGCATTCGAAAAAGGTTTAAATGAGCGAAAGTATGCGTTTAATTATTGTTTCATCAAACATCTTTCTTTATTTTCAACAAACCATTGCACGTATTTTTCAGCGTTTGTCTAACGCGAGGCTGGGTCTATATGAGGTGCTCCTTCTCACAGAAATGTTGTCAGAGAATATGCGCATCACCACTCTGGAGGTCTCAGGTAGGCAAGGGCGCTGTACACTCACCAATCATTTACTTTGAGAGCATTCTGCATCTTTCTCCAGTCAGAGATGGTCATTTATGTGGGCTGACTTTTGGTTGATGAAAAACTTTCGTTTTCGCTCTCCGGAGTTTTCTCTTTATTTATTATACACTGACTTTTGTTTGGTAAGAGTCAGACTTGTTCTCCGATCTCAGCCAAACtacacaaacataattatgaatggcaCCGCAAAGAGCGCTTAAACTATTTTATTGCTGTTAAACATTAGTTCTGAATAAtacaatgaatatattttttatttaagaaaatgagtcgcgttctgagaaaactgggcttaatgcatgtgcgtaaagtgtcatcccagattagcctgtgcagtccgcacatgctaatcagggacgacactttccgcattaactggattttcgtgtaaaagagactttatttaaacgaaaaataccataaaagcggaaagtgttgttcttgattagcctgtacggactgcacaggctaatctgggatgacatttaacgcacatgtattaagccctgttttctcagaacgcgtcacTTAATGCTGTTGTTCTTCGAAGGCAACGATCTTGATGACGAGTGCGCCAAGTGTTTTGCAGAGGCGTTAAAGGTAACATGCCATAATAAGTGTATATATTACAtctaaatgtgtcttgttctgagaaaattgggtttaatgcatgtgcgtaaagtttcgtcccagattagcctgtgcagtccgcacagcctaataaggggcgacactttccgcttttatggtattttccgtttaaaggaagtcccttcttacagaaaatcttgttaaggcggaaagtgtcgtccctgattagcctgtgcggactgcacaggctaatttgggacgacacattacgcacatgcatcatgcccagttttctcagaactcgactcaAATATAGAAGTAAGTGTAAAAACTTCGTTTATAGTACATGTACTTGTATATGTACTGATTAATATTGCATATCAAATAAACTACTTGTATATGTAGTGGTTTATATTGCATTGTAGATATCaaacgtatatatatatgtagtaatTTATCAAGCGTTTTAGATTTCCTAGTTACACATCAAGTCGG
Encoded proteins:
- the LOC127874904 gene encoding leucine-rich repeat-containing protein 74A-like isoform X3 codes for the protein MPIHHKALDKRRVSRRKKSPTEETRKRSKMLTKLTRGASKADLKSEPPARPTTPKYLKDYFDYDKNSSSEESASDEDKTKEPAKTLDMSQKIYLTACIKEGVAPRRRLLKGLTQDGLNVNNCTLAPSDIKALAYALTTNMCVTSLDLSGNEIGREGMEYLVEMLEENMTVTELRLSNARLGLYEVLLLTEMLSENMRITTLEVSGNDLDDECAKCFAEALKYNRKIKKLNLSHNKFNETGGKILAKSIETNDSIEYLDMSWNSIRMLGAIAWGDTLYNNVDLKHLNLSWNGFGDEGAASIGEALEENNTLLTLDLSCNRIGFEGSRAIAKALGNNSSLESLALSQNPVTTQGAVELLTHLQINDESKLQELLLEGTQVTNEADDLYEEIRGFRSEFKFVHGGHVISPDTLAFKTVKPEEKNCRSNKS
- the LOC127874904 gene encoding leucine-rich repeat-containing protein 74A-like isoform X2, coding for MEVIVVLFVSVFFLHILLSDRMPIHHKALDKRRVSRRKKSPTEETRKRSKMLTKLTRGASKADLKSEPPARPTTPKYLKDYFDYDKNSSSEESASDEDKTKEPAKTLDMSQKIYLTACIKEGVAPRRRLLKGLTQDGLNVNNCTLAPSDIKALAYALTTNMCVTSLDLSGNEIGREGMEYLVEMLEENMTVTELRLSNARLGLYEVLLLTEMLSENMRITTLEVSGNDLDDECAKCFAEALKYNRKIKKLNLSHNKFNETGGKILAKSIETNDSIEYLDMSWNSIRMLGAIAWGDTLYNNVDLKHLNLSWNGFGDEGAASIGEALEENNTLLTLDLSCNRIGFEGSRAIAKALGNNSSLESLALSQNPVTTQGAVELLTHLQINDESKLQELLLEGTQVTNEADDLYEEIRGFRSEFKFVHGGHVISPDTLAFKTVKPEEKNCRSNKS
- the LOC127874904 gene encoding leucine-rich repeat-containing protein 74A-like isoform X1 is translated as MAGGFDGSSTWKLEHGQVRLINIDRMPIHHKALDKRRVSRRKKSPTEETRKRSKMLTKLTRGASKADLKSEPPARPTTPKYLKDYFDYDKNSSSEESASDEDKTKEPAKTLDMSQKIYLTACIKEGVAPRRRLLKGLTQDGLNVNNCTLAPSDIKALAYALTTNMCVTSLDLSGNEIGREGMEYLVEMLEENMTVTELRLSNARLGLYEVLLLTEMLSENMRITTLEVSGNDLDDECAKCFAEALKYNRKIKKLNLSHNKFNETGGKILAKSIETNDSIEYLDMSWNSIRMLGAIAWGDTLYNNVDLKHLNLSWNGFGDEGAASIGEALEENNTLLTLDLSCNRIGFEGSRAIAKALGNNSSLESLALSQNPVTTQGAVELLTHLQINDESKLQELLLEGTQVTNEADDLYEEIRGFRSEFKFVHGGHVISPDTLAFKTVKPEEKNCRSNKS